Proteins encoded by one window of Modestobacter marinus:
- a CDS encoding phosphoadenylyl-sulfate reductase yields the protein MTIAITTPTPELAAEADARFEGITDPVEQALAVLTWAGDTFGESFAITSSMADGLLAHLASRAVPGVNVVFLNTGYHFAETIGTRDWITSVLPITLHDVQPPLTVAEQDLEHGPRLYERDPDLCCSMRKVQPLAQALAGFTAWGSGVRRDESATRTGTRVVDWDAKRGMVKVNPLAAWTQDDVDAYVAEHQVPVNPLSEIGYASIGCEPCTRPVAPGEDPRAGRWAGKNKVECGLHT from the coding sequence GATCACCACGCCGACGCCGGAGCTGGCGGCCGAGGCCGATGCGCGCTTCGAGGGGATCACCGACCCGGTCGAGCAGGCGCTGGCCGTGCTCACCTGGGCCGGGGACACCTTCGGGGAGTCCTTCGCCATCACCTCGAGCATGGCCGACGGGCTGCTCGCCCACCTGGCCAGCCGCGCCGTCCCCGGCGTCAACGTCGTCTTCCTGAACACCGGGTACCACTTCGCCGAGACGATCGGCACCCGCGACTGGATCACCAGCGTCCTGCCGATCACGCTGCACGACGTCCAGCCGCCGCTCACCGTCGCCGAGCAGGACCTGGAGCACGGGCCGCGGCTGTACGAGCGCGACCCGGACCTCTGCTGCTCGATGCGCAAGGTGCAGCCGCTGGCGCAGGCACTGGCCGGCTTCACCGCGTGGGGGTCGGGCGTCCGCCGGGACGAGTCGGCCACCCGGACGGGCACCAGGGTCGTCGACTGGGACGCCAAGCGCGGCATGGTGAAGGTCAACCCGCTCGCTGCCTGGACCCAGGACGACGTGGACGCCTACGTCGCCGAGCACCAGGTGCCGGTCAACCCGCTGTCGGAGATCGGCTACGCCTCGATCGGCTGCGAGCCCTGCACCCGTCCGGTCGCCCCGGGCGAGGACCCGCGCGCCGGCCGCTGGGCCGGCAAGAACAAGGTCGAGTGCGGGCTGCACACCTGA
- a CDS encoding 4a-hydroxytetrahydrobiopterin dehydratase, whose amino-acid sequence MPRPSRFSPDDAAAALRDLPLWSGGVEGIERTLQLPTFRAAVEAVSAIADVAELLDHHPDMDLRWTSVRVAVVTHSAGGLTELDLELARRVDTLFPG is encoded by the coding sequence ATGCCCCGCCCCTCGCGCTTCTCCCCCGACGACGCCGCCGCCGCACTGCGCGACCTGCCGCTGTGGTCCGGTGGGGTCGAGGGCATCGAACGCACCCTGCAGCTGCCGACCTTCCGGGCGGCCGTCGAGGCGGTCAGCGCGATCGCCGACGTCGCGGAACTGCTGGACCACCACCCGGACATGGACCTGCGCTGGACCAGCGTGCGCGTCGCGGTCGTCACGCACTCGGCCGGCGGGCTCACCGAGCTGGACCTGGAGCTCGCCCGCCGGGTCGACACCCTCTTCCCCGGCTGA
- a CDS encoding nuclear transport factor 2 family protein codes for MSTSTVDTAVDSCARARLETDATARRALLDRCWAEDGVHCDPIGRAAGRDGLPHHIGGFQAEQSGARLEVVSGVDEHDGHLRSAWQLRAADGSVALEGTDFGEMDGDGMVRRVIGFFGPLPPGGSTG; via the coding sequence GTGAGCACCAGCACCGTCGACACCGCCGTCGACAGCTGCGCACGCGCCCGGCTGGAGACCGACGCGACGGCGCGCCGGGCCCTGCTCGACCGGTGCTGGGCCGAGGACGGCGTCCACTGCGACCCGATCGGCCGGGCGGCCGGGCGGGACGGACTGCCCCACCACATCGGCGGCTTCCAGGCCGAGCAGTCCGGCGCCCGCCTCGAGGTGGTCAGCGGCGTCGACGAGCACGACGGCCACCTCCGCTCCGCCTGGCAGCTGCGGGCAGCGGACGGGTCGGTGGCGCTGGAGGGCACGGACTTCGGGGAAATGGACGGCGACGGGATGGTGCGCCGGGTCATCGGCTTCTTCGGCCCCCTCCCCCCGGGTGGGTCGACGGGCTGA
- a CDS encoding FAD-dependent oxidoreductase yields MAAIVVLGGGVCGLATGMVLARDGNDVLVLERDSEPVPTSPTEAWDGWRRAGVAQFHQAHYLHPRSTRVLDAELPDVRDALLAAGALRHDPLRNAPPTVGVLDRRPDDDRFVSVTARRPTLEQVVARSAEAEPRLRVERGVQVEGLATRQVDGAAHVTGVHTTTGRRVDADLVVDATGRRSPLPAWLQAAGARPPQTEATDSGFTYYTRFFRSRSGGLPPMRASMQTHVGTFSLLTLPGDCGTWSITLVVDSHDRPLKELRHEDAWTAVVAACPRHAHWLDGEPITGVLSMSGVLDRWTRAVVDGAPVVTGLVAVGDAWSCTNPSLGRGISMGLMQVACLRDVLRDGVDDGPQEFAERWDDRVESALTPWYRATLAVDRARLAEVRALREGQTPAPPEGRAALGPALGRAAAHDAELFRAMLEIAGCLALPPEVFSRPGLAERVMRVAGEHPPDAPPGPDRDQLLRLVAGATAS; encoded by the coding sequence ATGGCTGCGATCGTGGTGCTCGGCGGTGGCGTGTGCGGGCTGGCCACCGGCATGGTGCTCGCCCGGGACGGGAACGACGTCCTGGTGCTGGAGCGGGACAGCGAGCCGGTGCCGACCTCCCCCACCGAGGCCTGGGACGGCTGGCGCCGGGCCGGGGTGGCCCAGTTCCACCAGGCGCACTACCTGCACCCCCGGTCGACCCGGGTGCTCGACGCGGAGCTGCCCGACGTCCGCGACGCGTTGCTCGCCGCCGGCGCGTTGCGCCACGACCCGCTGCGGAACGCCCCGCCCACCGTCGGGGTGCTGGACCGCCGGCCGGACGACGACCGGTTCGTCAGCGTCACCGCACGGCGCCCCACCCTCGAGCAGGTGGTCGCCCGGTCGGCCGAGGCGGAACCGCGCCTGCGGGTCGAGCGGGGCGTGCAGGTGGAGGGCCTGGCGACCCGGCAGGTGGACGGCGCCGCGCACGTGACGGGCGTGCACACCACCACCGGCCGGCGGGTGGACGCCGACCTGGTCGTGGACGCGACCGGACGGAGGTCGCCGCTGCCGGCGTGGCTGCAGGCAGCCGGTGCCCGCCCGCCGCAGACGGAGGCGACGGACTCCGGGTTCACCTACTACACCCGGTTCTTCCGGTCGCGGTCCGGTGGTCTGCCCCCGATGCGGGCGAGCATGCAGACCCACGTCGGCACGTTCTCCCTGCTCACCCTGCCGGGCGACTGCGGCACCTGGTCGATCACGCTGGTCGTCGACTCGCACGACCGGCCGCTCAAGGAGCTGCGGCACGAGGACGCCTGGACCGCGGTCGTGGCCGCCTGTCCCCGGCACGCCCACTGGCTGGACGGTGAACCGATCACCGGGGTGCTGTCGATGTCCGGCGTCCTGGACCGCTGGACCCGGGCGGTGGTCGACGGTGCGCCGGTGGTCACCGGGCTGGTCGCCGTGGGCGACGCCTGGTCCTGCACGAACCCCTCGCTGGGCCGCGGGATCAGCATGGGGCTGATGCAGGTCGCGTGCCTGCGGGACGTCCTGCGGGACGGCGTGGACGACGGCCCGCAGGAGTTCGCCGAACGCTGGGACGACCGCGTGGAGAGCGCCCTGACCCCGTGGTACCGGGCGACGCTGGCGGTCGACCGGGCACGGCTGGCCGAGGTGCGCGCACTCCGGGAGGGGCAGACGCCCGCGCCACCAGAGGGACGGGCCGCCCTGGGGCCGGCGCTGGGCCGGGCCGCGGCGCACGACGCCGAGCTGTTCCGCGCGATGCTGGAGATCGCCGGCTGCCTGGCCCTGCCCCCGGAGGTGTTCAGCCGCCCGGGTCTGGCCGAGCGGGTGATGCGGGTCGCCGGGGAGCACCCGCCGGACGCTCCCCCCGGGCCGGACCGGGACCAGCTGCTGCGGCTGGTGGCCGGCGCAACCGCGAGCTGA